Genomic segment of Deltaproteobacteria bacterium:
TGAGGTCCTCAAGACAAGGGGTGAACCGCTGGGCCTGAAGCTAATCATCGGGGACCCCCAGAGTTTTAATTTCAAGGAGGACTGTTTTGGGGCGATTGTCCAATACCCCAATCGGGACGGGTTTGTTGTTGATTACGAGAATTTTATCCAGAAGGCGCATGCCCGGAAGACCCTTGTGGTGGTTGCCGCGGATATCTTGAGTCTTGCCTTGCTGAAACCTCCGGGAGAGATGGGGGCCGACGTTGTCGTTGGTTCCACGCAACGGTTCGGGGTGCCGGTCGGTTTTGGAGGGCCTCATGCCGCCTACTTTGCGACTCGCCTGGAATACAAACGTCAGATGCCGGGGCGGATTGTTGGCGTCTCGAAGGATCATGAGGGACGCCCCGCCCTCCGTTTGTCCCTGCAGACGCGAGAGCAACATATCCGTCGGGAGAAGGCGACAAGCAATATTTGCACCTCTCAGGTCTTGCTCGCGGTGATGGCCAGCATGTACGCGATCTATCATGGGCCTGAAGGGATCAGGAGGATCGCCACCCGCGTCCACCAGCTCGCCTGCCGATTTGCCGAAGGGTTGAAGCGTCTCGGCATCCCGGTCAAGGGGATTTTCTTTGATACACTTCTTGTTCCACTTCAGAAAGAGGCTACTTTCATCATTCAGAAGGCGAGAGAGTGTGGTTTTAATCTGCGCCGGGCTGATGAGAAAACAGTTTCGATCTCCTTTGACGAAACCTGCACGGAGGTGGAGGTGGAAACCCTGCTAAAGGTTTTTGGTTCTTTGTGTCGGTGGGCCGATTTAAAAGGAATGGATCTCATCCCCTCGTCGCTCCAACGCCGGTCTGATTATCTCACCTCTCCAGTTTTCAACAGTTACCATTCAGAAACAGAGATGCTCCGGTACCTTTTCCGTCTCCAGAACAAGGATTTGACCTTGGCCCAATCGATGATCCCGCTCGGTTCCTGCACGATGAAACTCAACGCGACGACGGAGATGCTTCCGATCACATGGCCGGAATTTTCTCAAATTCACCCGTTTGCCCCAGAAGACCAGACAAAGGGTTATGAAACAATGATCCGGCAGTTGGGGGAGTGGCTTTGCACCATCACCGGATTTGATGCCGTTTCTTTGCAACCGAATGCCGGTTCTCAAGGGGAATACGCCGGTCTTCTGGCGATCCGTGAGTATCACAAAAGTCGGGGGGAGGGAGGTCGCAAGGTCTGTCTTATCCCAAGTTCAGCCCATGGGACAAACCCGGCGAGTGCTGTAATGAGTGGATTTCAGGTCGTGGTTGTCGGTTGTGATGATAACGGCAATGTCGATCTCCATGACTTGAAGGAAAAGGCGTTGGCCCATTCCAAGGATCTGGCGGCCTTGATGATCACCTACCCCTCAACCCACGGGGTTTTTGAAGAGGGGATTCGTGAAATTTGCGAAGTTGTTCATCACCAGGGCGGGCAGGTCTATATGGATGGCGCCAATATGAATGCCCTGGTCGGTCTCTGTCGGCCGGGGGAGTTTGGGCCGGATGTCGCCCATCTCAATTTGCACAAGACCTTTTGCATCCCGCACGGGGGAGGCGGCCCCGGGGTAGGACCGATTGTGGTGAAGAGTCATCTCTCCGGGTTTCTTCCTGGTCCTTCCAGATCTATTTCGGCGGCTCCTTTCGGGAGTGCCGGCATCTTGCCGATCTCCTGGACCTATATCGCCTTGATGGGGGGGGATGGGTTGAAGAAGGCGACCGAGGTGGCGATCCTCAATGCCAACTACATTGCCCAACGACTGGAACGGCATTACCCGGTCCTCTATCAGGGGAAAAATGGCCGGGTCGCCCATGAGTGCATCATTGACCTGCGCGAATTTAAAAAAACCTCCGGTGTGGCTGTGGATGATGTGGCCAAGAGATTAATGGACTTTGGCTTCCATGCCCCGACGATGTCGTTTCCGGTGGCGGGGACACTGATGATCGAGCCGACGGAGTCTGAATCCAAGGCTGAACTTGACCGGTTCTGTGAGGTGATGATTACGATTCGGGAGGAGATCCGGGAGATCGAACAGGGAAAGATGCCGCAGGATAATAATCCCCTCAAGAATGCACCGCACACCTCTCACGATCTGGTACGTGAAAACTGGGACCGTCCTTATTCCCGTGAGAAGGCCCTCTTTCCCCTACCTTGGGTCCGAGAGAACAAATACTGGGTTCCGGTCGGTCGTGTGGACAACGCGTATGGGGACAAGAACCTTGTCTGTTCTTGTTTATTCTGACTCTTCCTTGATGAAGGCCTCGTACTGCTTGGCGGTCATGAGGTCTTTGAGTTCTTTAGCATCGGCAACCTCCATCCGGATCAGCCAACCTTCACCGTAAGAATCCTCGTTGATGATCTCCGGACCGTCGCTCAGAGGATCGTTGACCTCAATAACCTTGCCGCCGATCGGGGCGTAGACATCGTTCACTGATTTTACCGATTCGACGACGCCAAAGACATCTTCCTTACCGAATTCTTCCCCCTCACTAGGGAGTTCCACGAAGACGATCTCTCCCAACTGGTCCTGGGCATAATCGGTGATGCCGATGGTGGCAACACTACCCTCTACCTTGACCCATTCATGCTCCTTGGAATATTTAAGATCATCGGGGAATGTCATCAGCTTTTCTTCCTTATGAAAGGGGCGGTGACGATCTCAGCCCTCTTTTTTTGCCCACGAATATCAACGGCAATTTGGGTCCCTGTCTTGGCCCGTGAGAGTGTGACATAGCCGATCCCAATCGGTTTCTCCAGACTGGGAGAAAAGGTACCGCTGGTGACAACCCCAATGGGTGAAGCTTCCGAGTGAAGAGAGTAACCTTGTCGCGGAATACCGGTTTCTTTCATGAGAAAACAGACCAACTTTCTTTCAATTCCTTTTTGTTTAGAAACTAATTCCTCTTTACCGATAAAATCACCTTTGTCAAGTTTTACTACCCATCCCAGACCAGCCTCAAAAGGGTTCGTCGATTCATTGATTTCATGCCCATACAGACAGTATTTCATCTCAATCCGGAGGGTGTCTCTGGCGGCAAGGCCGATCGGCCGGAGGTCTTCCTTTCTCCCCGATTCCATCAGTAAATTCCACAGGTCTACCGTTTTTTCCCAAGGGGTAAAGATTTCGAACCCATCTTCACCAGTGTAACCGGTTCGTGATAAAAGAACCGGAATTCCCCCAGGGGAACCACCCTTGGGTGAACCACCCCTCAAGGACAATTCAATAAAGGAAAACGGTTTCATGGCGGAGGGCTCGACAGGACTGATCTTCTCCATAATGGAGAGTGCGAGAGGCCCTTGGATTGCAAGCAGGCCGTAGGAGGAACTCTTGTCTTCGATGGTGACGCCTTCGAATCTTGAGGCCGCTATCTTTTTCATCCATTCAAAATCTTTGATGGTATTAGAGGCATTCACACAAAGAAAAAAATCTTCGGGACCGCGACGATAAACGATCAGGTCGTCGAGGGTATTCCCCTCGTGGTTGAGAAGGAGTGTGTATTGGGCGTCGCCATCTTTGAGCGTCCTCACGTCGTTAGTGGTGAGGAACTGGATCGCTTCGAGGGCTTTTTTACCTTTGATCGTGATCTCCCCCATATGGCTGACATCGAAGAGGCCGGCCTTCTCACGGACATGGCGGTGTTCCTCCATGATGCTGGTGTACTGGACCGGCATCTCCCAGCCGGCAAAGTCAACGATCCTGGCCTTCAGCGATTTGTGGATTTCGTAGAGAGGCGTTTTCATGAGGTCTGTTTCCTGGCCGCTTCCAGTGTGTTGGCGAGTAGCATCGCAATGGTCATCGGGCCGACGCCACCGGGGACCGGGGTGATGAAAGAGGCCTTCCCGCCCGCCGACTTTTCTACATCACCAACCAGGGATCCATCAGGCCTGCGGTTCATCCCGACATCGATAACCACCGCCCCCGGTTTGATCCAGTCCCCCTTGATGAATTCGGACTGGCCGATGGCGGCAACCACGAGATCGGCCTGACGGATTTTTTCCGCCAGATTTTTCGTCTTTGAATGGCAAATGGTGACGGTGGCATGCCGCATCAGAAGAAGAACGGCCATCGGCTTTCCGACGATGGTACTCCTTCCGATAACCACAGCTTCTTTTCCGGCGGGGTCGAATGAGATTGATTCGAGCAGACGGATTACCCCGAGGGGGGTGCAAGGGAGAATTTCGGGGTTTCCAGCCAGCAGTTTCCCCAGATTGATCGGATGGAAACCGTCAACATCCTTTTCTGGAGCGACGGCGGAGAGGATCTTTTGCGTATTTAGGAAAGGGGGAAGGGGGAGCTGAATCAGGATACCATGGATCAACGGGTCGAGGTTGAGGTTGTTGATCAGTTCCAGGAGTTCTTCTTCCCGGGTGGAACCTGGTAATTTTTTCTCAATGCTGTAGATCCCGACCTTCTCGCAGGCGATCCGTTTGTTCCGAACGTAGATCTTTGAGGCCGCGTTATCTCCGACCAGGACGGCGGCCAACCCCGGGGTTATCCTTTTCTCTTTTTTGAGCCGTTCAACCCCTTGGGTGATTTCCGCCATCACCTTTTGGGCCACCGCCTTGCCATCGATTATTCTTCCTGACATCCGGAAGGGCTTAACAGGAAATGAAAACGGCTGTCAACCCGCAGTCGTTACCCTATTGCGGCCGCCATTTTTAGATTGATAGAGAAGGGTGTCGGTCAACTTCATCATCGCCTCAGAATCCGCAAAATTCTGCCCCTTGAGGGTGGTGACGCCGATGCTGATGGTGACCCTGATAATTTTGTCATCAAAGGTGAAGTCACATTCTTCAATCAAACGCCTGAGGCGTTCCGCCAGTATGGCGGCGCCTGTCTCTTCGGTTCCTTTGAGGAGGACGCAAAATTCCTCACCACCATAGCGGCAGTAGATATCTTCCTGGCGGATGATGGAACGGGTCAGTGTGGAAATATGGGTTAGGACGAAATCCCCGGCCCGGTGACCGTGGGTATCGTTGATCTGCTTGAAAAAGTCGATATCGAACATCAGGAGAGAGAGGGAGACTTTGTTCCGGAGGCAATAGCTGAACTCCTCCTTGAGACGTCCCTCGAAGAAACGTTTGTTGTAGGCACCGGTCAAGGCATCGACGACCGCCATCTTGTACAGTTCCTTGTGAAAAATATTTTCAATGCTGTCCTGGTGAGCAAACTTGATGATGGTGGAACTGGAAATCTGGATCTTGTCCCCATCCTGCAGGACCTGTTCCTTGACCTTGTGGCCGTTCACGTAGGTCCCGTTGGTACTCCCCATATCCTGGACGGTAACGACCCCCTTTTTACAGTGGAGTGTGATGTGGTGGCGTGAGATCCCGAGGTCGGCGATGGTGATACTGACATCCGTTCCTCGTCCCAAGGTGACATTCCCTTCTTCAAGGAGATGGATCTTACCGACGAGGGGCCCCGAAAGAAAGATAATGTAGGCCTGTTTTTCTTTGTAGGCGCCGGAGGTCTCCGGGATATTGGTGACAACCGTCTGTTCTTTAAATTCTTCTGCCATTCCCTTTAGTTTATCACAGCCTTTCCCCCTTTTGAACCTTTTTGAGGCTTGTATTGATGACCGTTTGCCTTCCAGAAAACACCTTTATATTACTTGAGAAATCATCATATCCTTCAAGTTTTAGTTTAATACTAAAAGTGCTTTCCGGAATCAATTTTTCGTGGACCCAGGGAGTCTTGCCGACCAGGACGTCATTCAAGTAAACGGAGGCCCCTTCCGGGAGGCTTTGAACCGAAAGACCGCCGTAGTTGATTTCCAGTTCGGCCTTCAATTCGTTCTTGGCCCCCTCCTTATAAGGGATCTCTTTTTCCCAGAATTTATACCCTTCTAAATGGAGACCGATCTTGTGGCGGGCCTCTTTTAAGTTTTCAATCATCGTTGGGGTTCGCCACTCCGTTTCCGCCTCGTCGATAAAAACCTTTGCCCCCGGAGGGTTCGATTGAACGACAAGCCCGGTGATGATCGGAGAAGGGGCAGGCGGGGAGGGTGAAGGAGGGGGTGAGGGAGGGGAGAAGGGAGCCGCCACCCGCCCGACAGGTTCCAGGGGAGGTGGTCCTTCTTTTTTTTCTAAGGGATGGTTTCCCCAAGGGTTCGGTCCAAAGAGGAACCAGAGGACCAATCCAAGAATGGAAACGAGTCCGATGGATTTTAACCACTTTTGTCTTTTGTAGGGTGGTGGCAGTACAGAAATTTCGGAAGAAATGCTCAGTTCCTTGACAACTGAGGCAGAGGGTTCTAATTCCTTTAGTTCCCCCATCTCCCTTCGGATGACCGAAGAATCGGCCTGCCCGGTTTCCTCCCCCTCCTTTCTCAGGCGTTCTTCTTCCCCATTGGCAGAGAGGGAGACGCTAGTGGGGGTTTCTTCGGCGAAGAGGCGGCTGACAAAGTTGACCAGGTCCTGCGGTTTGAAATCAGGATAATGGGTGATGAGGAGCCGGGTCAGGTCCTCGCGGAGGAGGCCGGCCTGCTGGTACCGTTTTTCACGGTCCCGGGCCAGGGCCTTGAGCACAATCTCGTCCAGTTCCGGTGGGATCTCGGGCCGGTCCAGAGAAGGGGGGCGGACCTTTGCCTTTTTGACCTTCCGGATCGTCTCCGCGTTGTTTTTCCCCTTGAAGAGGCGCTGACCCACCAGGAGTTCGTCAAGGATGATCCCCAGGGAAAAAATGTCAGACCGGTAATCCAGTTTTTCCCCCTCGGCATGTTCGGGGGACATGTAGGCAAATTTCCCCTTTACCACACCGGAATCGGTAGTGGTCACCTTTGTCTTGGCCTTGGCGATGCCGAAATCAATGATCTTGATCGTTGCCGATTCGGAGACGATGATATTTTGCGGTGAAATGTCCCGGTGGATGATCCCGAGTGGGTTTCCTTCTTCATCCCTTTTACGGTGCATGTAATCAAGCCCCGCCGCCACCTCGCTCACGATGAAACAGGCAACCGGCAGGGGACACGGTCTGACCAGATGCCGAAGGCGACGGGCGATCTGGCTCACACTCTTGCCCGCGACATACTCCATCACAATGAAGTAGTCTTCGCCGACCTTTCCCAGGTCGTAGATCTGGGCGATATTACCGTGGGAAAGCTGGACGGCGATCTTCGCCTCGTCGACCAGCATCGCTATAAATTCGGTGCTGGCGGCGATATGGGGCAGAATCCTCTTGATGACGACGGTCTTTTCCAGGCCGTTCGCATCCACGGTCCGCCCCTTAAAGATCTCGGCCATCCCCCCCTGGGCGATCTTTTCGGTCAGGTGATACTGCCCAAAGGGTGCTCCACCCGAGGGTGCTTCCATGGGAACAATCTACTTGAGAAGGTGGCATAAAATCAATCGATATGGTAACTTGGCAGGGGAGAAAGGACGATAATACCCTTATATGGCCCAGGGTGGCAGTGACAAGGGGAGTCAGGAAAAGACCGAAGAGGCGACGCCAAAACGGCTCCGGGACGCCCGCAAGAAGGGACAAGTCTGGCAAAGCCGTGACTTGACCACCTTGGCGGTGATGATTCTTTCTTTTATGGCCTTCGGGTTTTCCGTTTCCTTCCTCTCCTCTGAAATCAAAAGAATCATGAGAATGACCTTTGAGGCGATCGCCCGGCCAGAGATCCCGATAGAGACACTCTTCAAACTGGCCGAGGCCTCTTTTGTTGTCCTGATCACTGTCTCAGCCCCCGTTGTGGCGGCGGCGGTCCTGGGAGGCCTCGTGGTCGGGTATCTCCAGGTCGGGCCTGTTTTTGCGATGGAGCCCCTGAAACCGGACATCAACAAACTGAACGCCGTTGAAGGGCTGAAGAACATGTTCAAGATGAAGACCTTTGTGGAGCTGGTGAAAAACATCCTTAAGATCAGTTTCATCTTCTTTATTGCCTACTGGTTGATCAAGGGGATTTTAAGTGATTTTCTGATGACGGTGACCCTTCCGCTCGAGCAATCGATCCAGGTCGGTTCCGTTTTGGTGACCCGTTTTCTGATCCG
This window contains:
- the gcvH gene encoding glycine cleavage system protein GcvH; translation: MTFPDDLKYSKEHEWVKVEGSVATIGITDYAQDQLGEIVFVELPSEGEEFGKEDVFGVVESVKSVNDVYAPIGGKVIEVNDPLSDGPEIINEDSYGEGWLIRMEVADAKELKDLMTAKQYEAFIKEESE
- a CDS encoding serine/threonine protein kinase; its protein translation is MEAPSGGAPFGQYHLTEKIAQGGMAEIFKGRTVDANGLEKTVVIKRILPHIAASTEFIAMLVDEAKIAVQLSHGNIAQIYDLGKVGEDYFIVMEYVAGKSVSQIARRLRHLVRPCPLPVACFIVSEVAAGLDYMHRKRDEEGNPLGIIHRDISPQNIIVSESATIKIIDFGIAKAKTKVTTTDSGVVKGKFAYMSPEHAEGEKLDYRSDIFSLGIILDELLVGQRLFKGKNNAETIRKVKKAKVRPPSLDRPEIPPELDEIVLKALARDREKRYQQAGLLREDLTRLLITHYPDFKPQDLVNFVSRLFAEETPTSVSLSANGEEERLRKEGEETGQADSSVIRREMGELKELEPSASVVKELSISSEISVLPPPYKRQKWLKSIGLVSILGLVLWFLFGPNPWGNHPLEKKEGPPPLEPVGRVAAPFSPPSPPPSPSPPAPSPIITGLVVQSNPPGAKVFIDEAETEWRTPTMIENLKEARHKIGLHLEGYKFWEKEIPYKEGAKNELKAELEINYGGLSVQSLPEGASVYLNDVLVGKTPWVHEKLIPESTFSIKLKLEGYDDFSSNIKVFSGRQTVINTSLKKVQKGERL
- a CDS encoding GGDEF domain-containing protein — its product is MAEEFKEQTVVTNIPETSGAYKEKQAYIIFLSGPLVGKIHLLEEGNVTLGRGTDVSITIADLGISRHHITLHCKKGVVTVQDMGSTNGTYVNGHKVKEQVLQDGDKIQISSSTIIKFAHQDSIENIFHKELYKMAVVDALTGAYNKRFFEGRLKEEFSYCLRNKVSLSLLMFDIDFFKQINDTHGHRAGDFVLTHISTLTRSIIRQEDIYCRYGGEEFCVLLKGTEETGAAILAERLRRLIEECDFTFDDKIIRVTISIGVTTLKGQNFADSEAMMKLTDTLLYQSKNGGRNRVTTAG
- the folD gene encoding bifunctional methylenetetrahydrofolate dehydrogenase/methenyltetrahydrofolate cyclohydrolase FolD yields the protein MSGRIIDGKAVAQKVMAEITQGVERLKKEKRITPGLAAVLVGDNAASKIYVRNKRIACEKVGIYSIEKKLPGSTREEELLELINNLNLDPLIHGILIQLPLPPFLNTQKILSAVAPEKDVDGFHPINLGKLLAGNPEILPCTPLGVIRLLESISFDPAGKEAVVIGRSTIVGKPMAVLLLMRHATVTICHSKTKNLAEKIRQADLVVAAIGQSEFIKGDWIKPGAVVIDVGMNRRPDGSLVGDVEKSAGGKASFITPVPGGVGPMTIAMLLANTLEAARKQTS
- the sctU gene encoding type III secretion system export apparatus subunit SctU, which gives rise to MAQGGSDKGSQEKTEEATPKRLRDARKKGQVWQSRDLTTLAVMILSFMAFGFSVSFLSSEIKRIMRMTFEAIARPEIPIETLFKLAEASFVVLITVSAPVVAAAVLGGLVVGYLQVGPVFAMEPLKPDINKLNAVEGLKNMFKMKTFVELVKNILKISFIFFIAYWLIKGILSDFLMTVTLPLEQSIQVGSVLVTRFLIRVFILFLILAIMDMYIQRRDFMKQLKMTKEEVKREYKEDEGDPLIKSARKQIHMEMAMGDTRQAVKTADVVVTNPTHLAVVIKYDGQEMAAPQIVAKGQRLFAEYIRELAKEFNVPVMQNIPLAWSLIELEIGDEIPENLYQAVAEILTFVYQMREKNPLPRTQN
- the gcvP gene encoding aminomethyl-transferring glycine dehydrogenase; protein product: MSGPASALENNIVTSDQGEQAMTSELFSSRHIGPNEQEIEEMLKLLGLGSLDELIDQTVPKQIRMKGVLSLPPAQTEFEWLASARKIAEENKVLKSLLGLGYYNTVTPPVIQRNVLENPGWYTAYTPYQPEISQGRLEALLNFQTMVMEMTGMPIANASLLDEATAAAEAMTMALAVQTKENRSRSFFVSSDLFPQTIEVLKTRGEPLGLKLIIGDPQSFNFKEDCFGAIVQYPNRDGFVVDYENFIQKAHARKTLVVVAADILSLALLKPPGEMGADVVVGSTQRFGVPVGFGGPHAAYFATRLEYKRQMPGRIVGVSKDHEGRPALRLSLQTREQHIRREKATSNICTSQVLLAVMASMYAIYHGPEGIRRIATRVHQLACRFAEGLKRLGIPVKGIFFDTLLVPLQKEATFIIQKARECGFNLRRADEKTVSISFDETCTEVEVETLLKVFGSLCRWADLKGMDLIPSSLQRRSDYLTSPVFNSYHSETEMLRYLFRLQNKDLTLAQSMIPLGSCTMKLNATTEMLPITWPEFSQIHPFAPEDQTKGYETMIRQLGEWLCTITGFDAVSLQPNAGSQGEYAGLLAIREYHKSRGEGGRKVCLIPSSAHGTNPASAVMSGFQVVVVGCDDNGNVDLHDLKEKALAHSKDLAALMITYPSTHGVFEEGIREICEVVHHQGGQVYMDGANMNALVGLCRPGEFGPDVAHLNLHKTFCIPHGGGGPGVGPIVVKSHLSGFLPGPSRSISAAPFGSAGILPISWTYIALMGGDGLKKATEVAILNANYIAQRLERHYPVLYQGKNGRVAHECIIDLREFKKTSGVAVDDVAKRLMDFGFHAPTMSFPVAGTLMIEPTESESKAELDRFCEVMITIREEIREIEQGKMPQDNNPLKNAPHTSHDLVRENWDRPYSREKALFPLPWVRENKYWVPVGRVDNAYGDKNLVCSCLF
- the gcvT gene encoding glycine cleavage system aminomethyltransferase GcvT, with the protein product MKTPLYEIHKSLKARIVDFAGWEMPVQYTSIMEEHRHVREKAGLFDVSHMGEITIKGKKALEAIQFLTTNDVRTLKDGDAQYTLLLNHEGNTLDDLIVYRRGPEDFFLCVNASNTIKDFEWMKKIAASRFEGVTIEDKSSSYGLLAIQGPLALSIMEKISPVEPSAMKPFSFIELSLRGGSPKGGSPGGIPVLLSRTGYTGEDGFEIFTPWEKTVDLWNLLMESGRKEDLRPIGLAARDTLRIEMKYCLYGHEINESTNPFEAGLGWVVKLDKGDFIGKEELVSKQKGIERKLVCFLMKETGIPRQGYSLHSEASPIGVVTSGTFSPSLEKPIGIGYVTLSRAKTGTQIAVDIRGQKKRAEIVTAPFIRKKS